Genomic window (Vibrio coralliirubri):
GATCATATCGGGTCGCCGACGTATTGGGACAAAAACCTCAAAACGTGCGTTGAACTGCATCGCTAACTGTTTCCTAATCTATAAATATAATTTCCATATGGAAAAAGTACGCTTTTTAATCAAAGTTAATTATTAAAATTCAATAACTTAATTCTACTCATAGTTAAATCGTGATTACCCCAACATCACGTTAACAACCTCAGCTTGCCGCAAACGATTTCCTCTATAGAATGCGTCGCCTTTCCTATCTACAACTTTTAGGTTGACGCACATGGCTTCCCTACTTGGAATTATCACTATTTTAGTTGCCGCTTGGTTACTATCTACGGACAGAAAAAATATTCCACTAAGAACAGTCTCTTTGGCTTTCTTATTACAAATCTCATTCGCGCTATTGGTTCTGTATGTACCAATGGGTAAAGAAGCGTTGAATGCAGCCACGGGTGCGGTATCTAGCTTGATCAACTACGGTCAAGAGGGGATTAACTTCCTATTTGGTGGCCTAACGAATAACGGTTTCGTTTTCGCGATTAATGTTCTGGGCATCATTATCTTTTTCTCTGCGCTTATCTCTGGTTTGTACCACATCGGCTTTATGCCAAAAGTGATCAACCTTATCGGTGGTGCACTGCAGAAGTTCTTGGGCACAGGTCGTGCGGAATCACTGTCTGCGACTGCCAACATCTTTGTCGGCATGATTGAAGCGCCATTGGTGGTTAAACCTTACTTAAAGCACATGACGGATTCACAACTGTTTGCTGTGATGGTGTGTGGTTTAGCTTCTGTCGCTGGTGGTACGCTAGTGGGTTATGCATCGCTTGGCGTTGACCTAAACTTCCTGATCGCTGCGGCATTCATGTCTGCACCAGCCGGTCTATTGATGGCTAAAATCTTAGTACCTGGCAGCCCAGATGACGCTCAAGAAAATATTGAGTCTGATGTAGAAATTCCACGAGCAACAAACGTAGTTGAGGCAATGGCAGATGGGGCTATGTCTGGACTTCGTATTGCCGTTGCGGTGGGTGCAACACTTCTTGCCTTTATCAGTGTGATTGCAATGCTGAATGGCTTGCTAGGTATCGTTGGCGGCTGGTTTGGCGTAAACCTAAGCTTCGAACTTATCCTAGGTTATGTGTTTGCACCCGTTGCATGGCTGATCGGTGTACCGTGGTCTGAGGCTGTGGTTGCGGGCTCATTGATCGGTAACAAGATTGTCGTGAACGAGTTCGTGGCTTTCATCCAACTAATGGATGCTAAAGAGGCGCTAAGTGAGCACTCACAAGCGATCGTGACTTTTGCTCTATGTGGCTTTGCTAACATATCTACCATGGCGATTCTTATCGGTGGTTTGGGCAGCTTAGTTCCAGAGCGTCGCTCTTTCATCTCACAATATGGCTTCAAAGCGATTTGTGCAGGTGTGTTTGCTAACCTAATGAGTGCCGCTATTGCTGGTGTTGTACTTTCCCTATAGCTAACTGATCATGACTTTACTCCCCCTATAGTAAAGTGACTGATTAATCACAATAATATTCGGTTAGCGTGAAAAAGAGAGCCTATAGTGTAAGAACGTAGGCTTTCTTATTTCATTGAATAGTTTGTACCACAGGGTGTGGTGCAAACCTTTTAGGGGCACAAATGGATTTGTCGATTACTTCTTCTTTGGCGTTAATTGGACTCTTGTCTTTAGCTTGTCAGCTACTCGGTTGGCGTTTACGTCTTCCCGCTATTCTTCCTCTCCTTATCGTTGGCCTGTTGTTAGGTCCCGGCCTGAATATCCTAAATCCCGATGCCATTTTCGGTGATGTGCTGTTTCCTATGATTTCATTAGGGGTTGCCATCATCCTGTTTGAAGGGGCATTAACCCTAAATTTCAAAGAAATCAGAGGCCATGGTCGGATGGTGACTCATCTCGTGAGTTTCGGCATGTTGATTACATGGGCGTGTATCGTGGTGGGTGCTTATTACTTTGTGGACTTCAGTTGGCCGTTAGCCGCACTGTTTGGTGCATTAGTTGTGGTAACTGGCCCTACGGTAATCGTGCCCATGCTTCGCAGTATTCAGCCTAAATCTTCGTTAGGCAGTATCTTGCGATGGGAAGGGATAGTGATTGATCCGATTGGCGCTCTGTTTGCGGTTCTCGTTTACGAGTACATTGTTTCTTCTGCCGATCCTACTGGACACGTTCTGTCAGCACTGGGCCTGACGCTAGTAATAGGTTTAGGCTTAGGGATCATCGGTGGCCATTTGATTGCCAAGATGCTGCAAGGGCATTGGGTACCGCACTATTTGCGTAATGTGGCTGTGTTGACGTTAATGCTCGCCGCGTTCTCGTTTTCTAATGATTTGAGTGAAGAATCGGGTTTATTAACCGTGACCATCATGGGGATCTGGCTTGCCAACGTGAAAGGCTTGGATATCGAAGACATCATCGAATTCAAAGAAACCCTAACCGTGTTGCTTATTTCTGCGTTGTTTATTCTGTTAGCGAGCAGGCTCGATTCCGGAACCTTCCTCTCGATAGGTTGGGGTGGGGTTGGTCTGTTAGCGGTAGTGATGCTGGTGGCGCGCCCTTTGAGTGTGTGGATCAGCGGGATCGGCACGGATCTTACCTCTGCGGATAAGTGGTTTTTGAGCTGGATGGCACCGCGCGGGATCGTTGCAGCCGCGGTTTCTTCTCTGTTTGCAATCAAGCTTCAAGAAAAACAATTAATTGAAGGCGCAGACCTTCTGGTGCCAATGGTGTTCTTGGTCATCATCGGTACGGTTGTGATTCAGAGCCTTACCGCGAGTTGGTGGGCGAGAAGGCTAGGTGTGACTCAAGAGAAGGCACAAGGCGTTATCTTCTTTGGTGCGACTCAGTTTTCACGCCAGTTTGCCAAAGTGCTGGCCACACACAACATCAACAGTGTGCTTGCTGATACCAACTGGGAGAGCATTCGTTTAGCGCGCATGGAAAACTTGAATGTTTATTTTGGTAACCCGGCTTCGAGCCACGCTGAAAATAATCTGGAATTGGATGGAATAGGGCGTGCGATGATCGTGTCGCCTTATCGTCAAACCAACCCGTTAGTTAGCATGCACTATCAAGACGAGTTTGGTGAGAATAAGGTGTTTGAGCTTGAGTCCTCAGAGAATAAACATGAAAGGCATCAAGTGAGTCGCGATGGCAATAGAAGCTTGTTTTCGGAAGGGATTACCTATTCCAAGCTTAACTCACTGATGGCTCAGGGTAGCCAAATTAAAAGTACAGGTTTGACAGAGGCATTTGATTTAAACGAGTTTAACGCGCTGTACCCTAAAGCTATCCCTCTTGGGGTGATTAATGGCGGTGATTTCCGTTTAATTACACAAGGATCTGAGTTGGAAAAACTCATATCAACGGAGTGTGAGCTTATTAGTTTATTACCGCCTTCTGAACAGACGGAAAAAGTTGATACTCCAGATAAGTAGCAACGAGCACTTCATCAAAAGCGCGTCGCCTTGTTTCAAAAACGAATAGCTAAGTATCAAAAAAGCCGCAACGTTCATCACGTTGCGGCTTTCTAATTCTATTTATATACGCTGCGGATTACTTCGAGTGAAATTGCTCACAAGCGATCATGGTGTTCTCGATTAGGCTCGCAACCGTCATTGGACCAACACCACCCGGTACAGGTGTGATGAAGCTTGCGCTTTCTTTCGCTACGTCGTATTCAACGTCGCCCACTAGTTTGCCAGACTCTAAGCGGTTGATACCAACATCGACCACAACAGCGCCTTTCTTAATCCAAGCGCCAGGAATGAAGTTAGGTTTACCAACGGCAACTACCACAACGTCTGCTTGACGTACGTGGCCTTCAAGGTCTTTGGTGAAGCGGTGACATGTTGTTGTCGTACAACCTGCTAGAAGAAGCTCTAGCGTCATTGGGCGACCTACGATGTTTGATGCGCCAACCACAACCGCGTGCTTACCACGTAAATCGATGTTGTAACGGTCAAGCAGCGTGATGATGCCTTTTGGCGTGCAAGAGCGAAGCTTAGGCATGCGCTGAGCCAAACGGCCAACATTGTATGGGTGGAAGCCGTCAACGTCTTTTTCTGGCGTGATACGCTCAAGAACGTGAGTGCTATCAATGCCTGCTGGTAGAGGCAGTTGAACAAGAATACCGTCGATCTCTGGATCGTCGTTCAGTTGGTCTACCAGTGTTAACAATTCGTCTTCTGTCGCAGTGGCTGGCAAGTCGTAAGATTTAGATACGAAGCCAACTTCTTCACACGCTTTACGCTTACTTCCAACGTAAACCTGAGAAGCAGGGTCTTCACCCACTAAAACAACCGCTAGGCCCGGAGCGCGCAATCCAGCTTCAGTACGAGCTTTTACACGTGCAGCAACTTCGGAGCGAACCGTTTGAGAAATTAGCTTTCCATCAATATTTTGAGCAGTCATGAATTTCCTTAGTATTGATATTCAAGTTAGTGGCTGATGTTTTTGGCGCATTATTCCAGAAAATCTTTTTGATTACCATCAAGCAAACGTTTGCTTTGGTCTATTTTCCAACACTTATATGTTTGTTGCCCTTTTTTTACCCACTTAGATCAGAATGTTACATAAAGCCGTTGCTTTACTGATTCGAATTCGTATAATTCGTTCCTGTAGCGCGCCCTTAGCTCAGCTGGATAGAGCACCTCCCTTCTAAGGAGGTGGTCGAAGGTTCGAATCCTTCAGGGCGTGCCATTATTTAAAGAAACCCGATAACTCTCCGAGTTGTCGGGTTTTTTGCATTTCAGGGCAATCTAATCTTCTTTGTCTTTGTGGCTTCGCTTGTGTCAATCCCACTTTAAAATGTCCTCATTTGTCCCAAATAGAAATGTCCCCTTGTTAGGTCTTTCGACTGGAAGCTTTGAATGGTTCGGTGAGGACAGGGTTGATGGCTCGAGGCGCTGTTTGAAGGGCTCTTTGTTGTGCACGGCGCTTGGGGGCTTTCTTACTGCGGGTTCGTTGCTGTTGTTGTTCGAATTCTTCTTGTTGTTGCTGAGCAAATTTTAAAACTTGGCCGAGGCGTTTGTTGTCGACGATTTGGGTTTGTTGAACGTGCTCGAGTTTGTCGAAGGTTTTGAATTCGAGTTTTCGATGCCCGTATTGGATGGCGATTTCACCGTTTGGGTAGTCGAGTATCTTGACATGTTCGTGCGCTAGTCGGCTGTTTTCTTCAGTAGGTTCAATGAGATAAATCACTTTATCGTATTGAAATGTCAGCGACTTTGAGAGCTTGCGGGTTTCTTGCCAACTGAAAATATCGTCGAGTTCTTGCTTGGACTCTCGAACCGGGCGATGCATGTCTTTTGGGTATTGAGCGGGCTTAGCAAAGCGATGGTTAAAATCGGCGATGAAGTAGGGAAGCCAGGCGTTGGCTTGTTCGATGGTGTCGATACCTTGTAAGCGCATCTCTTTAACCAGTCGGTCTTGCAGCGTGAGGTTGGCTCGCTCAACGCGGCCTTTGGCTTGGGAGCTGTTGGCACAGATGAGTTCTATGGCCAGTTCTTTCAGCACGCGCCCGTATTGAGTTTGGCCAACTTGTTTGTGTTTCTCCTGATTCACTCGAAAAATTGAGTGCTTGTCACTGTAAAATGCGATGGGTTTACCGTGCTCATTGAGGTATTCACGCGTGGTCAACATGTAGTCAAATGCGGATTCTGTCTCGCTGAATCTTAGGTTCATCAAACGGCCAGTCGCATCATCAATGAACACCAATAGGCAGCATTTGTCGCTGCGGCCTTCAAACCAGTCATGATGGGAGCCGTCAATTTGGATAAGTTCACCCAAGCAATCACGACGGTAACGAGGCTGATAGACTCGAGGTTTGCGTTGTGAATGTGGAAGCCACAGTCCGTCGGCGATCATCCATTGACGGAGTGTTTCTTTAGAGACGGATAGATTGTGTCGTTCAGTCAGTTTTTCCAGAGCGAACGTTGGTGAGAAGTCAGAGTAATGCTCACGGATAAGTTTCAGTATTTCAATTCTGAAATGTTCTGAGTAGCGTCGATTACTTGGGCGTCCACGCGCTGCGTGTGTAAGACTTTGAGCACCAAGAGAGACCAGTTTGTTCACCAAACGTCGGATATGGCGCGCAGACAGATTCAAAATTATAGCGGCGTCAACTTGGCGTAGTCGTTTTTCACGTACGTCAGTAAGCACCTTGAATCGATGAATATCTTTTGCACTCATAGTAATAAGCATCCGGATAACTCCTAAGCAGACCAATATAGGTAAGCTTAGGAGGACATTTTAAAATGGCTCAAACCGGACATTACTAAATTGCTCTAACAGCTTGTCTGCGTATCTGTTGGCTTATGTTAAACAGCCACAACCTCTGGAATGTATCGAAGACCTAACATCGTACACCCATCTTCTAAGTAACTATCCGTCACCACGTCGAAACCGAATTTACCATAGTAGTCTTTAAGGTGTGATTGTGCCGAAATAAAAATTGAGCAGTCAGGATAAATCTTTCGAGTTGCATCAAAACTCACCTGCATGAGTTGGTTACCTATCTGTTTGCCTCGATAGTCCTTCGCGACAATCACTCGTCCGATACAAACATCGTTGGCATCTGAATCGAGCAGGGGAAGAACATCGGTTGGATACCCAAGTTTCTGAGCCATAATTCGACTGTAAGCCACTAAGTGTCCGTTCTCGTAGCCCATGACGTGATAAGTCTCCGGATGGTTATCTTTACCATCCAAATCACTGTAGGGCGTGTTCATATCCACGATAAAAATATCAACTCTTTGCTGCAAGAAATCATAGAGCTCTTGAACAGACAGATCTTCGAACTTTTTAACTCTCCACTCAATCATTATTCTTCTCCTTATTATTGTGGGGTACAACATAGAGAGTATTTAAAGTGACTTCATTAACCTTTGTTAATTGGGCAATGTTACTGGTGAAAATGGCCACTTCAAAGCGACGCTCATTTCTCCTCGTCATTCATTTCATTCGGCTCATGTAATAGAAAGTTAAAATTGTTCGTTTTTTGGGGTTTACATCATTTGGTAATAAAGCCACTATGAATTCACGAAGAATAGACAAGTAAAGCTGTTAGCCAGTTGGTTTAGGAATCAAACCTTCTGCTCAATAGCTGATTTAGAGGAAGTAATGGCAGGAAACAGTATCGGACAACATTTCCGCGTGACCACGTTCGGAGAAAGTCACGGTATCGCACTAGGATGTATCGTAGATGGGTGCCCACCAGGATTAGAAATTACCGAAGCAGACCTTCAAAGAGATTTGGATCGTCGTCGCCCTGGTACTTCTCGTTATACAACGGCTCGCCGTGAAGCGGATGAAGTGAAAATCTTATCAGGTGTATTTGAAGGCCAAACTACGGGCACTTCTATTGGTCTATTGATTGAAAATACAGACCAACGCTCTAAAGACTATTCCGAAATTAAAGACAAGTTCCGCCCTGGACACGCTGACTATACGTACCATCAAAAGTACGGTGTGCGTGATTACCGTGGTGGTGGTCGTTCTTCAGCTCGTGAAACTGCAATGCGTGTAGCGGCAGGTGCAATTGCGAAGAAATACCTAAAACAAGAATTTGGTGTTGAAATCCAAGCTTACCTCTCTCAAATGGGTGATATCTCAATTGAGAAAGTGGATTGGGACGAGATTGAAAACAACGCTTTCTTCTGCCCAGATGCCGACAAAGTACCGGAATTTGACCAACTGATTCGTGACTTGCTAAAAGAAGGCAAC
Coding sequences:
- the aroC gene encoding chorismate synthase; the encoded protein is MAGNSIGQHFRVTTFGESHGIALGCIVDGCPPGLEITEADLQRDLDRRRPGTSRYTTARREADEVKILSGVFEGQTTGTSIGLLIENTDQRSKDYSEIKDKFRPGHADYTYHQKYGVRDYRGGGRSSARETAMRVAAGAIAKKYLKQEFGVEIQAYLSQMGDISIEKVDWDEIENNAFFCPDADKVPEFDQLIRDLLKEGNSIGAKIQVVATKVPVGLGEPIFDRLDADIAHALMSINAVKGVEIGDGFDVVNQRGSEHRDPLTPEGFSSNHAGGILGGISTGQDIVASIALKPTSSITVPGDTITKDGEATQLITKGRHDPCVGIRAVPIAEAMLAIVLLDHLLRHRGQNFGVTTETPKI
- a CDS encoding cation:proton antiporter is translated as MDLSITSSLALIGLLSLACQLLGWRLRLPAILPLLIVGLLLGPGLNILNPDAIFGDVLFPMISLGVAIILFEGALTLNFKEIRGHGRMVTHLVSFGMLITWACIVVGAYYFVDFSWPLAALFGALVVVTGPTVIVPMLRSIQPKSSLGSILRWEGIVIDPIGALFAVLVYEYIVSSADPTGHVLSALGLTLVIGLGLGIIGGHLIAKMLQGHWVPHYLRNVAVLTLMLAAFSFSNDLSEESGLLTVTIMGIWLANVKGLDIEDIIEFKETLTVLLISALFILLASRLDSGTFLSIGWGGVGLLAVVMLVARPLSVWISGIGTDLTSADKWFLSWMAPRGIVAAAVSSLFAIKLQEKQLIEGADLLVPMVFLVIIGTVVIQSLTASWWARRLGVTQEKAQGVIFFGATQFSRQFAKVLATHNINSVLADTNWESIRLARMENLNVYFGNPASSHAENNLELDGIGRAMIVSPYRQTNPLVSMHYQDEFGENKVFELESSENKHERHQVSRDGNRSLFSEGITYSKLNSLMAQGSQIKSTGLTEAFDLNEFNALYPKAIPLGVINGGDFRLITQGSELEKLISTECELISLLPPSEQTEKVDTPDK
- the folD gene encoding bifunctional methylenetetrahydrofolate dehydrogenase/methenyltetrahydrofolate cyclohydrolase FolD, with the translated sequence MTAQNIDGKLISQTVRSEVAARVKARTEAGLRAPGLAVVLVGEDPASQVYVGSKRKACEEVGFVSKSYDLPATATEDELLTLVDQLNDDPEIDGILVQLPLPAGIDSTHVLERITPEKDVDGFHPYNVGRLAQRMPKLRSCTPKGIITLLDRYNIDLRGKHAVVVGASNIVGRPMTLELLLAGCTTTTCHRFTKDLEGHVRQADVVVVAVGKPNFIPGAWIKKGAVVVDVGINRLESGKLVGDVEYDVAKESASFITPVPGGVGPMTVASLIENTMIACEQFHSK
- a CDS encoding NupC/NupG family nucleoside CNT transporter, which codes for MASLLGIITILVAAWLLSTDRKNIPLRTVSLAFLLQISFALLVLYVPMGKEALNAATGAVSSLINYGQEGINFLFGGLTNNGFVFAINVLGIIIFFSALISGLYHIGFMPKVINLIGGALQKFLGTGRAESLSATANIFVGMIEAPLVVKPYLKHMTDSQLFAVMVCGLASVAGGTLVGYASLGVDLNFLIAAAFMSAPAGLLMAKILVPGSPDDAQENIESDVEIPRATNVVEAMADGAMSGLRIAVAVGATLLAFISVIAMLNGLLGIVGGWFGVNLSFELILGYVFAPVAWLIGVPWSEAVVAGSLIGNKIVVNEFVAFIQLMDAKEALSEHSQAIVTFALCGFANISTMAILIGGLGSLVPERRSFISQYGFKAICAGVFANLMSAAIAGVVLSL
- a CDS encoding GNAT family N-acetyltransferase; its protein translation is MIEWRVKKFEDLSVQELYDFLQQRVDIFIVDMNTPYSDLDGKDNHPETYHVMGYENGHLVAYSRIMAQKLGYPTDVLPLLDSDANDVCIGRVIVAKDYRGKQIGNQLMQVSFDATRKIYPDCSIFISAQSHLKDYYGKFGFDVVTDSYLEDGCTMLGLRYIPEVVAV
- a CDS encoding ISNCY family transposase, yielding MSAKDIHRFKVLTDVREKRLRQVDAAIILNLSARHIRRLVNKLVSLGAQSLTHAARGRPSNRRYSEHFRIEILKLIREHYSDFSPTFALEKLTERHNLSVSKETLRQWMIADGLWLPHSQRKPRVYQPRYRRDCLGELIQIDGSHHDWFEGRSDKCCLLVFIDDATGRLMNLRFSETESAFDYMLTTREYLNEHGKPIAFYSDKHSIFRVNQEKHKQVGQTQYGRVLKELAIELICANSSQAKGRVERANLTLQDRLVKEMRLQGIDTIEQANAWLPYFIADFNHRFAKPAQYPKDMHRPVRESKQELDDIFSWQETRKLSKSLTFQYDKVIYLIEPTEENSRLAHEHVKILDYPNGEIAIQYGHRKLEFKTFDKLEHVQQTQIVDNKRLGQVLKFAQQQQEEFEQQQQRTRSKKAPKRRAQQRALQTAPRAINPVLTEPFKASSRKT